Proteins from a single region of Halorubrum sp. 2020YC2:
- a CDS encoding aldo/keto reductase: protein MNHRELGGVGEVSEVGYGSWQIGSDWGEVTEDEAVEAVETARDAGIDFFDTADVYGDGRSERILGEVLADDIAADEVTVATKAGRRLDPHEPDGYTAANLRRFVDRSRENLGVETLDLVQLHCPPTDVYYRPETFDALATLVEEGRIAGYGVSVERVEEGLKAMAYPGVESVQIIFNPFRQRPAELFLEEAAARDVGVICRVPLASGLLTGALSRDAEFPEDDHRNYNREGDAFDVGETFAGVPFEAGLDAVDALAERLPDDRPLPEFALRWILDHDAVSTVIPGSTTPEHVRANAAASEAAPLSDAERAAANDAYDERVREHVHQRW, encoded by the coding sequence ATGAACCATCGCGAACTCGGCGGCGTGGGCGAGGTCAGCGAGGTCGGGTACGGGTCGTGGCAGATCGGGAGCGACTGGGGCGAGGTCACGGAAGACGAGGCGGTCGAGGCCGTCGAGACCGCCCGCGACGCCGGGATCGACTTCTTCGACACCGCCGACGTGTACGGCGACGGACGCTCGGAGCGGATCCTCGGGGAGGTTCTGGCCGACGACATCGCGGCCGACGAGGTGACCGTCGCGACGAAGGCCGGGCGACGGCTCGACCCGCACGAGCCCGACGGCTACACGGCGGCGAACCTCCGGCGGTTCGTCGACCGCTCGCGGGAGAACCTCGGGGTCGAGACGCTGGATCTGGTGCAGCTTCACTGCCCGCCGACGGACGTCTACTACCGGCCGGAGACGTTCGACGCGCTGGCGACGCTCGTCGAGGAGGGCCGGATCGCGGGCTACGGCGTCAGCGTCGAGCGCGTCGAGGAGGGGCTGAAGGCGATGGCGTACCCCGGCGTCGAGTCGGTCCAGATCATCTTCAACCCGTTCCGGCAGCGGCCCGCTGAGCTGTTCTTGGAGGAGGCCGCCGCGCGCGACGTGGGCGTGATCTGTCGGGTCCCGCTCGCGTCCGGCCTGCTGACGGGCGCGCTCTCGCGCGACGCGGAGTTCCCCGAGGACGACCACCGCAACTACAACCGCGAGGGCGACGCGTTCGACGTGGGCGAGACGTTCGCGGGCGTCCCCTTCGAGGCCGGGCTCGACGCGGTCGACGCGCTGGCGGAGCGCCTCCCCGACGACCGCCCGCTACCCGAGTTCGCGCTGCGTTGGATCCTCGACCACGACGCCGTCTCGACGGTGATCCCGGGGTCGACGACGCCCGAACACGTCCGCGCGAACGCGGCCGCGAGCGAGGCCGCCCCCCTCTCCGACGCCGAGCGCGCGGCCGCGAACGACGCCTACGACGAACGCGTCCGCGAGCACGTCCACCAGCGCTGGTGA